The Rosa rugosa chromosome 3, drRosRugo1.1, whole genome shotgun sequence sequence TACAAATATATAGGTAATCCAACTTGTGCattttactatatatatatgcagattgtaaatttttttaatcatggTACATATTGATCTTGAAAATGACAATTACCTTTAGGAGACTATATGCTTGTTGTGACTTGTTTGCATTTGCTGTAATTTTTGAAGTGTTtataaagaagaaacaaaacaatagATTATATATACATACtaatgaaaatttttctatgtATGTATAATAGAGTATTATCATCATGGTTGATCCACAacaagatggaaaaaaaaatgggaattaTGAGCAGTGGACCAAGGAAGAGAGTGATACCTTATTAGAACTAATGGTTGATGCCGCCGTTAGGGGATGGCGTGACAATAGTGGCATCTTAAGTAAGCAAATAGTGGAAGAAAGAATACTTCCTGTTCTTAATGCAAAACTTGGGTGTCACAAGACCTACAAAAACTACCAAAGCAGGGTTAGATGGTTTAAAGGTCGATGGAACTCTTACTCTACCCTTATGCGTTTTAGCtctggttttggatttgattcAACTACAAAGAGGTTTACTGCTTCTAATGAAGTATGGGAGGAATACCTTAAGG is a genomic window containing:
- the LOC133737578 gene encoding uncharacterized protein At2g29880-like, with the protein product MVDPQQDGKKNGNYEQWTKEESDTLLELMVDAAVRGWRDNSGILSKQIVEERILPVLNAKLGCHKTYKNYQSRVRWFKGRWNSYSTLMRFSSGFGFDSTTKRFTASNEVWEEYLKVFCCSDNENENNEEHMDDGEQEGYDDNEVGMDEYAAF